The following are encoded in a window of Bacteroidota bacterium genomic DNA:
- the odhB gene encoding 2-oxoglutarate dehydrogenase complex dihydrolipoyllysine-residue succinyltransferase, protein MIDIKVPTVGESISEVTLLKWTKKDGDYVERDEVIAELESEKATFEVNAEKAGIIKLAAISEGDSIKIGDLLASIDESAAKPAASNGKPVEEKSVDASQESGAKKTESKKETKKEEKKSEFVADVKASPVAAAMMADKKVDPKKVTPSGPEGKILKDDVLAALQNPGRKPGAALNSRNEKAEKMSNLRKTISRRLVEAKNTTAMLTTFNEVNMQPIMDIRNQYKEKFKEIHGVGLGFMSFFAKACTYALQEWPSVNAYVDGDNLIYHDYCDISIAVSTPRGLTVPVIRNAESMSMADIERKVVELAGKARDGKLTTEDLQGGTFTITNGGVFGSLLSTPIINIPQSAILGMHKIEERPVVEKGQIVIKPMMYVALSYDHRVIDGRESVSFLVRVKELLENPQLMLFGKDPVKTLLEL, encoded by the coding sequence ATGATTGATATAAAAGTTCCAACAGTTGGTGAATCCATAAGTGAAGTGACTTTGTTAAAATGGACAAAGAAGGATGGCGATTATGTAGAAAGAGATGAAGTGATAGCTGAACTGGAAAGTGAGAAAGCGACATTTGAAGTAAATGCTGAAAAAGCAGGCATTATAAAATTGGCTGCTATCAGTGAAGGCGATTCAATTAAAATTGGTGATCTGCTTGCATCAATTGACGAATCGGCAGCAAAACCTGCTGCTTCAAATGGTAAACCAGTTGAGGAAAAGTCAGTAGACGCTAGCCAGGAGTCAGGAGCTAAGAAAACTGAATCAAAAAAGGAAACTAAGAAGGAAGAAAAGAAATCAGAGTTTGTTGCAGATGTAAAAGCCTCACCTGTTGCTGCAGCAATGATGGCTGATAAAAAAGTGGATCCGAAGAAAGTTACTCCAAGCGGCCCCGAAGGAAAGATTTTGAAAGACGATGTATTGGCTGCTTTACAAAACCCCGGAAGAAAACCCGGAGCCGCACTCAACAGCCGCAATGAAAAGGCTGAGAAGATGAGTAACCTCCGCAAAACGATTTCACGCCGGTTAGTTGAAGCAAAGAATACAACGGCGATGCTCACTACTTTCAATGAAGTGAACATGCAGCCTATTATGGATATCCGAAATCAATACAAGGAAAAGTTCAAAGAGATCCATGGTGTTGGCCTGGGCTTTATGAGTTTCTTTGCAAAGGCTTGTACCTATGCATTGCAGGAATGGCCTTCAGTAAATGCCTATGTCGACGGTGATAATCTTATTTATCATGATTACTGTGACATATCGATTGCCGTTTCTACACCAAGAGGATTGACTGTGCCGGTGATAAGAAATGCAGAAAGCATGAGTATGGCAGATATAGAAAGAAAAGTTGTAGAGCTGGCAGGCAAAGCAAGAGATGGTAAATTAACAACAGAAGATCTGCAAGGCGGCACGTTTACAATTACCAACGGTGGAGTTTTTGGTTCTTTATTAAGTACACCCATTATTAATATTCCTCAGTCAGCTATTCTCGGAATGCATAAAATAGAGGAGAGGCCGGTAGTAGAGAAGGGGCAGATAGTAATAAAACCGATGATGTATGTAGCATTGAGTTATGATCATAGAGTAATTGACGGAAGAGAAAGTGTAAGTTTTTTGGTGAGAGTAAAAGAATTACTCGAGAATCCACAACTGATGTTGTTTGGTAAAGACCCTGTAAAAACTTTATTGGAATTATAA
- a CDS encoding Fmu (Sun) domain-containing protein has protein sequence MSRYHSYLNSAIRIIEQYKGEEPFASFLKKHFAANKKYGSKDRKQIAHLCYCCFRLGKTASGLVAEERFLTALFLCSDSSNEILTALKPEWNEKVSLPVEEKCSILNIQFSASDIFQWNDELSSAIDHEKFARSFLTQPDLFLRIRPGQIEIVLKKLESAGVQYQFDGNNCISLSNSTKLEDILGLDKEVVIQDYSSQQIGEFLKLIKDDLIPKAFGTPLKVWDCCAASGGKSILVKDILGELDLTVSDIRESILANLKKRFNEAGITKYRSVIADLTASNIRSSILSLQPSVIIADVPCSGSGTWARTPEQLTFFKTSEIERYSSLQKKIISNTITQLMPGGYFLYITCSVFKNENEENVEFIKKEFHLDLIKMELLKGYDKKADTMFAALFRRSL, from the coding sequence ATGAGCAGATATCATTCATATCTCAACAGTGCTATAAGAATTATAGAGCAATACAAAGGAGAGGAGCCATTTGCTTCTTTCCTGAAAAAGCATTTTGCAGCGAATAAAAAATATGGATCAAAAGACAGAAAGCAGATAGCTCATTTGTGTTATTGTTGTTTTCGTTTGGGTAAAACAGCTTCTGGGTTGGTTGCTGAAGAAAGATTTTTAACTGCTTTATTTCTTTGTTCTGATTCATCTAATGAAATACTGACTGCACTAAAACCGGAATGGAATGAAAAGGTTAGTTTACCTGTTGAAGAAAAATGCTCAATACTCAATATTCAATTTTCAGCGTCCGATATATTTCAATGGAATGATGAATTAAGTAGTGCTATTGATCATGAAAAATTTGCCAGATCATTTCTCACACAACCGGATTTATTTTTAAGAATAAGACCCGGGCAAATAGAAATTGTTCTGAAAAAATTGGAAAGTGCAGGGGTGCAATATCAATTTGACGGGAATAATTGTATTAGTTTATCAAATTCAACTAAACTTGAAGATATACTCGGGCTGGATAAAGAAGTTGTGATACAGGATTACAGTTCACAGCAGATTGGTGAGTTTTTAAAATTGATAAAGGATGATTTAATCCCGAAAGCTTTCGGGACACCGTTAAAGGTTTGGGACTGCTGCGCCGCAAGCGGGGGTAAATCTATTCTTGTAAAAGACATATTGGGTGAATTAGATCTAACTGTGAGTGATATACGTGAAAGCATTCTTGCTAACCTTAAAAAAAGATTTAATGAAGCCGGTATAACAAAGTATAGATCCGTTATTGCTGATCTTACTGCATCAAATATCAGGTCTTCAATACTAAGTCTTCAACCTTCTGTAATCATAGCGGATGTGCCCTGTAGTGGAAGCGGTACATGGGCAAGAACCCCTGAGCAATTGACTTTTTTCAAAACAAGTGAAATTGAAAGATACAGTTCGTTGCAAAAGAAAATTATCAGCAATACAATTACTCAACTTATGCCGGGTGGCTATTTTCTATATATCACCTGCTCCGTTTTTAAAAATGAAAATGAAGAGAATGTCGAGTTTATAAAAAAAGAATTCCATCTTGATCTGATAAAGATGGAATTGCTGAAAGGTTATGATAAAAAAGCAGACACGATGTTTGCTGCTTTATTCAGGCGTTCTTTATAG